From Alligator mississippiensis isolate rAllMis1 chromosome 9, rAllMis1, whole genome shotgun sequence, one genomic window encodes:
- the LOC132243413 gene encoding WAP four-disulfide core domain protein 2-like isoform X2, giving the protein MKSGGLLLLAGLLVPCAQLQPVSVPEKPGTCPVILPGLQWPCLLTCSSDSTCFGVKKCCNLGCNKICLIPNDKPGYCPVGLGQIPGPCFNFCVGDYQCYGPAKCCSVGCSKICLLPFTSPRGIAHPGRGPVQIHSDESSADYPSLHAASCGPGYNGPGCAKEEK; this is encoded by the exons ATGAAGTCGGGCGGCCTCCTCCTGCTGGCAGGGCTCCTGGTCCcctgtgcccagctccagcctgtgtCTGTACCAG AAAAGCCTGGAACCTGCCCCGTGATACTCCCGGGCCTCCAGTGGCCCTGCCTTCTGACGTGCAGCAGTGACTCCACGTGCTTCGGAGTGAAGAAGTGCTGCAACCTGGGCTGCAACAAGATCTGCTTGATTCCCAACG ACAAGCCCGGATACTGCCCCGTTGGATTGGGCCAGATCCCTGGGCCCTGCTTTAACTTCTGTGTTGGCGACTATCAATGCTATGGACCAgcgaaatgctgttctgtcggCTGCAGCAAGATCTGCCTGCTACCCTTTACATCACCTCGGGGAATAGCACACCCGGGCCGTGGCCCAGTGCAGATACATTCGGATG AGAGCTCTGCAGACTACCCCTCACTACACGCGGCCAGCTGTGGGCCTGGGTACAACGGCCCTGGGTGCGCCAAAGAGGAGAAGTGA
- the LOC132243413 gene encoding WAP four-disulfide core domain protein 2-like isoform X1 has translation MKSGGLLLLAGLLVPCAQLQPVSVPGTFTTPPTTPPTTPPEKPGTCPVILPGLQWPCLLTCSSDSTCFGVKKCCNLGCNKICLIPNDKPGYCPVGLGQIPGPCFNFCVGDYQCYGPAKCCSVGCSKICLLPFTSPRGIAHPGRGPVQIHSDESSADYPSLHAASCGPGYNGPGCAKEEK, from the exons ATGAAGTCGGGCGGCCTCCTCCTGCTGGCAGGGCTCCTGGTCCcctgtgcccagctccagcctgtgtCTGTACCAGGTACATTTACCACTCCTCctaccactccccccaccactcctccaG AAAAGCCTGGAACCTGCCCCGTGATACTCCCGGGCCTCCAGTGGCCCTGCCTTCTGACGTGCAGCAGTGACTCCACGTGCTTCGGAGTGAAGAAGTGCTGCAACCTGGGCTGCAACAAGATCTGCTTGATTCCCAACG ACAAGCCCGGATACTGCCCCGTTGGATTGGGCCAGATCCCTGGGCCCTGCTTTAACTTCTGTGTTGGCGACTATCAATGCTATGGACCAgcgaaatgctgttctgtcggCTGCAGCAAGATCTGCCTGCTACCCTTTACATCACCTCGGGGAATAGCACACCCGGGCCGTGGCCCAGTGCAGATACATTCGGATG AGAGCTCTGCAGACTACCCCTCACTACACGCGGCCAGCTGTGGGCCTGGGTACAACGGCCCTGGGTGCGCCAAAGAGGAGAAGTGA
- the LOC106740369 gene encoding porwaprin-b — MKSGSLLLLAGLLVLCAQLQPASGMASQGKPGLCPRIPPGTMGICVEECSNDMDCSGVMKCCFNGCGHVCMNPVSRS, encoded by the exons ATGAAGTCAGGCAGCCTCCTCCTACTGGCAGGGCTCCTGGTCCtctgtgcccagctccagcctgcgtCTGGGATGGCCTCTCAAG GGAAGCCCGGACTCTGCCCCCGGATACCCCCAGGGACCATGGGGATCTGCGTTGAAGAATGTAGTAACGACATGGACTGCAGTGGAGTCATGAAGTGCTGCTTCAATGGCTGTGGCCACGTGTGCATGAATCCAG TTTCTCGCTCATAG
- the LOC106737525 gene encoding WAP four-disulfide core domain protein 3: protein MKSGGLLLLAGLLALWAGPQPVSAQTHHVKYGECPRVLGTGAAGHREYYCGTDQDCPGSERCCPTIYGGRKCMLPIGAKPGFCPRYNSSLITICLAECGSDSDCRGHEKCCVRGCHAHCTKPVPAKLGVCPQKKVLQTFAPCDNKCVDDTDCPFNLKCCFTGCGLDCLPPKRGQPAE, encoded by the exons ATGAAGTCTGGTGGCCTCCTACTGCTGGCGGGGCTCTTGGCCCTCTGGGCTGGGCCTCAGCCCGTGTCTGCACAGACCCACCACG TGAAATATGGGGAGTGCCCCCGTGTCCTTGGCACTGGAGCGGCTGGACACCGTGAATACTACTGCGGCACGGACCAGGACTGCCCTGGGAGCGAGCGCTGCTGCCCAACCATCTACGGCGGCAGGAAGTGCATGCTCCCAATTGGAG cGAAGCCTGGCTTCTGCCCCAGGTACAACTCCAGCCTGATCACCATCTGCCTGGCGGAGTGCGGCAGTGACAGCGACTGTCGGGGACATGAGAAGTGCTGCGTCAGAGGCTGCCACGCGCACTGTACGAAGCCTGTGCCAG CTAAACTGGGCGTCTGCCCCCAGAAAAAAGTGCTGCAAACCTTCGCCCCCTGTGACAACAAGTGCGTGGATGACACAGACTGCCCGTTCAATCTGAAATGCTGCTTCACGGGCTGCGGGCTCGATTGCCTGCCCCCCAAGCGAG ggcagcCCGCAGAGTGA